A window of Fibrobacter sp. UWEL genomic DNA:
GCCATGGTATTGCTCCACGCCTATTACCTGACCGGCGACAAGAGCTACGTGGATGGCGCACAGCAGGTCCTTGACTATCTGCTGGGCAAGAACCCCATGGAAATCTCCTACGTGACAGGCTTCGGCTATCGTAGCGCTCGATTCCCGCACCACCGCCCCAGCGAAGGCGACCTGGTGGACGATCCGGTGCCGGGTATGCTGGTGGGTGGACCTCACCTGGGCAAGCAGGATATTAACCTGGACGGCAAGGAACTTTGGAAGTGCCCCAACTATGCCGCCGCAGACAAGCCGGCTCTGGCCTACATCGACAACCGTTGCAGCTATGCTACCAACGAAGTGGCCATTAACTGGAATGCTCCCCTGGCTTATATCTCTGGCGCCCTCCAGGCGGTTTATCTGGGGAACAAGGCTGCCTCTGTGAAATAATCCTCCGGATTGTTGAATTAAGAGTTTAAAAGGACCTCGCGCAAGCGGGGTCTTTTGTCATTTCTGGCGGTTTGGTTTTTGCAATTTCTGCAAAACTGTTTGCGATGAGGGGGTGGATTTAGGGCTTTTTCGGTCCTATTTTTAGAATGGGAAATTCCCTGGATAGGTGTATGTAGATAATCACGAGGGAACAATATGTTCGGAGTATCAATTAAAAGCTCTATTCGCGGCTCTCTTTCTGGAAAGTTCCGCTTGGTTGCCTTGTCGCTGGGTCTTGCGGCAGGCATTGGTTTTGCACAGGATCAGCTTTATACGGAAATGTTTCCGCTGTCTGCTGTTAAGCTCTTGGATGGCCCCCTGAAGGATCGCCAGGACTTGAACGGCGAAACTCTTTTGGCTTATGACACGGATAAGCTGATTGCGCCTTTTTATGAAGAAGCGGGTATGACCCCGAAGGCAACCAAGTTCAGTAACTGGGCGGGCCTGGATGGCCACGTTCTGGGTCATTACTTGAGTGCCCTGGCCATGCATTATGCAGCTACCGGCGACGCAAATATCAAGAAGCGTATGGAATATGTGGTGGACGAGCTGGAAATCATCCAGAAGCAGAATTCCAAGGACGCAAACTTTGTAGGCTACATTAGCGGCGTTCCCAATGGAAAGTCCATGTGGCTGAAATTCAAGGGCGGAAATGCCGGCGCTCAGAGCGGTTATTGGGTACCCTGGTACAACATTCACAAGACTTACGCAGGCTTACGTGATGCCTGGATGTACGGTGGCATTGACAAGGCCAAGACCATGTTCCTTTCTCTTTGCGACTGGGGCATCACCATTACCAACGGCCTCAACGATAGCGCCATGGAATCCATGATGGGTACGGAATACGGTGGCATGAATGAAGTGTACGCCGACGCCTACGAAATTACCAAGAACTCCAAGTACTTGGATGCGGCCAAGAAGTGGTCCCATAAGTGGCTCTTGAACGCCATGGCTGCAAACAACGACGTGCTTTCCAACAAGCACGCCAACACTCAGGTGCCCAAGGTGGTGGGTTTCGCCCGTGTGGCTGAACTGAGTGGCGATAAGACCTACAAGGCCGGCGCCGAAACCTTCTGGGATATCGTGGTGAACAAGCGTAGTATCGCTATTGGCGGTAATAGTATTTCCGAACATTTCCCGGATTACGACAAGTACAACAAGTACATCGAGGAACGTGAAGGACCTGAATCCTGCAACACTTACAATATGCTGAAGCTGACGGAACGTTTGTTCCACATGACGCCCAGCGCCAAGTATGCGGACTTCTATGAACGCGCCTTGTTCAACCATATTCTTTCCACCATTCATCCGACTCACGGTGGCTACTGCTACTTTACACCGGCCCGTCCCCGCCATTACCGCGTGTATTCCAAGGTGAATGCGGGCATGTGGTGCTGCGTTGGCTCCGGCATGGAAAATCCGGGTAAGTATGCGCAGTTCATCTACACTAAGGAAAATGACGCTCTGTACGTGAACCTTTATGCAGCGACGGAATTGAACTGGAGCGAAAAGGGTGTTAAGATCAAGCAGGAAACCGCCTTCCCGAAGGGTGAATCTTCCAAGTTTACCGTCAGCGGTTCCGGCAGTTTCAAGATGATGTTGCGTCATCCTTACTGGGTGAAGGCCGACGAATTCAAGGTGATCGTCAATGGCGATACCGTGGTGACCAAGTCCGATGTTTCCAGCTATGTATCTGCGGGAACGGTAAAGTCCGGCGACGTGGTGGAAGTTCTGTACCCCATGTACACCCATACGGAAGACCTGCGTGGTGTGGACAACTACGTGGCACTTCTTCACGGTCCCATTGTGCTTAGTGCAAAGACAGGTACGGAAGGCTTGAGCGGCTTGGTTGCTGATGACGGTCGCTGGAGCCATATTGCAGGTGGCGCCTTGCAGTCTCTGGATCAGGCCCCCATGCTGGCTAGCGAAAAGGCTGACATTCCTTCCAAGGTGACTCCGGTAAAGGGCGAACCCTTGCACTTTAAGGCTCCTTACTTGTTCGCCGCCCAGAAGGATGCGGGCTTGTTGCTGGAACCCTTCTACGAAGTGCACGATGCTCGCTATATGATGTATTGGATGGTGATGACCGATCCTACTGTTCTTGAGAAGCTGAAGAAGGAACAGGAAGAAGCCTTGGCTCTGGATGACAAGACGGTGGACAAGGTGGCGCCTGGTGAACAGCAGCCCGAAGCAGATCACCGCATGAAGAATGAAAATTCTAGTACGGGAACTGCTAACGGTGAATTCTACCGCGATGCCGGTAAGTGCTCTGGCGGCGATGGCGGATTCATTAGCTACGAGCTGGAAACCAACAGCGAAGACTCTCTGGATCTGATGGTGCGCTACTGGGGTAACGAAGGTTGCACCCGCGCCTTCGACATCATGATTGACGGTGAGAAACTTGCCAGCGAAAACATTGTGAACAAGTGGAAGGTGGATGAATTCGTCAATGTGAAGTATCCCATTCCCGACAACATGGTGAAGGGCAAGAAGGTCATTACCGTAAAGTTCCAGGCAAGTACAGGAATGGTGGGCGGTATCTTTGGAGTGCGCCTCCTGCGTAACAAGCCCAAGCCGGAAGTTGTTGAAACTGTGGATTCAACTTTGGCGATTCGTCGCGGGGCAACTGATGCTACTTCTGGATTTGAGGGTTTCCGCGCCCGCGCCACATCGAATATCCTGCAGCTGGATGCGGGAAGACCCTTGCAGGGCAACGTTTCCTTGAAGATCTTCTCCATGGATGGTCGCATGGTGATGACTCAGGTGCTGAAGGCTGGCCAGTCTGAATTTGCGGTGGATATTTCCGGAATGAAGAACGGCAACTACATCTTGCGCCTGGTACAAAACGGTGCGGTGTACGCAAATACCATCTTCAGCAAGAAGGGCGGCATCTAGACACTTTTTTAGGAGGGTTGGAGAGGACACCTGGCGAAAGCTAGGTGTCTTTTTCGTGTTTTGGGTTTATATTATGGAGGTGAGGTTGGAATGAAGAATAAAGTTTTAGAATTTGCCTTTGTTTTAATCACTGGCTTATTATTCGTGCAGAATGTGCAAGCCAAGGATTATTTGGTGCTGCAGGATTTGGACTACACTGATCAGCTAGAGACTTTGCCCAATTATGACCGCGGCTTTTATTATTCACAGGCGCTCCATGTAAAGGCAAACGGTACGAAGCCTCTGGAAACCATTTACGGTAAATTGGTTCACCTTCGTGCAGATATTGCGGAGTTCAGTAGCCGCGCTTGGCTCTCCATTGATTCCGTGACCACGCCGGGCAAGCGTGATACTACTTGGGGCAAGTCCCAGGATTTGACGGAAGACGCCCTGAGTGTTTTGCAGACCACCTTTGATAACATCCGTAAGAATGGCAGCAAGGTTATTGTCCGTTTCTGTTACGACCCGTGGTTTGATGGCCACTCTAATACTACTGCAGAGCATGAGTGGGTGCTTCGCCATATTGAACAGCTGGCCCCTCTCCTGACAAAGAACATTGACATTGTGGTGGCTCTCGAAATGGGCATGCACGGAGCCTTCGGTGAAATGCATTCCGATACCAGTATTACTTATGCGCGTGTGGCTGAGGCGGTGAACAAGATGTTGCGCCTGACGCCGCCGGAGTTGAAAATTCTCACCCGCACGGCGAACTATTCTGCGGCGGTCCTTGGGTTTGAAAACTGGGGCGTAGATTTCAACATCGATAGCGATGTATTCAAGCAGATTGCGGAAACCAAGGGCGACACCATGTATCGTGTGGGAATGTTCAACGATGGCTATCTCGGGACGGAATATGATTACGGAACCTGGGGCAGTGACTGCGCGAAATCCATCTGCCGCGAGGAAGGCGTGGCCTGGCTTGAAAAGTACAGCGTCAATACACCTTACGGTGGCGAGGCGGTTGCAACAGCCAGCGGCTACAAGGTAATCAATACGCCTGAATTCTTGGCTCACGAAGGCTTCCGTACACACACCAGCTATTTGAATATGCATTGGAACAACAATGTCATTGACAGCTGGAAGGCAGCCCACTTTAGCGGCAAGGATTACGAATACGATGGCGAGGAGGATGAATCCCTAACGGGCTACAAATACATTGAAGATCACTTGGGTTATCGCTTTGTGTTGCGTGAATCCTGGTTGCCGGATACGGTGTTTGCGGGTGAACAATTGAAAGGTAAAATCAAGGTTCAGAATGTGGGCTTTGGAAATTTGACTCGAAAGGCTGCTGTAAAGCTATTGCTTTCAACAGATGAATGTCATGTGGAAAATTTGCCAGAAGAAAGTTGGAATGGTTGTTTTTTCCTGGATACGGTTTCTATCCCTATTGTGTATGTAGATACATTGAAAGATGTAGATTTCAGAAATGTTCATAGCCGTACTATTAAAGTCAATGGTAACGACACCTCCATGACTTTTGACGGAACAAATGAAATTGAGTTCGAGGTCAATGTCCCTCAAAGACCTGGTGAATTTAGAGTCTATTTATATGTAGAAGATGTTTATTTTGCGAATGGATTGTATTCTAACCTTTATCCTATTCCTAATAATGCAATACACATAGGGTCTTTTTTCTTGACGTCAAAGAATAATCCAAACAGAATAATTCCTGCTCGTATGGAGCGAAGCGAGAATGGTGGGAATAATCGAGTCCGCATAGAACGTAATGACCAGAAAATCCAGATCCGCGATGGTCGCGGCAATTCCCGCGACGGAGCCAGCGACAAATTGTTCCGCGTAAATGGGGCGAAACTCCACTAGAGAAATACGGATCTTTTCCGGATGAAAAAACTCCAGCCCGAAAGCTGGAGTTTTTCATTTTATAAACCCTTGCGGATAGATTTTGCGGAATTTGTAAAAGCTAGATCCTTCGACTTCGCTCAGGATGACGTGGGGAACGACGTACCTTCCAGAATGACGGCTTTAATTAACCGTTGACGAGCTTGACGAATTCGCGGCACACTTCTTCAGGATTGGGCTTGCCGAAAATGGCGGAACCCACCACGAATACGTTTGCGCCTGCTTCCTTGCAAGCTAGGATGTTGTCCAGCTTGACGCCGCCATCGATCTGGATGTCCAGTTCCGGCTTCATCTGGCGAAGTTCGCGGATCTTGTCCAGGCAATAGGGGATGAGGCTCTGGCCACCGAAACCCGGGTTCACAGACATGACGAGGACCATGTCCACGATGTCCAGCACATGCTTGATGTTTGCAAGGGGCGTTGCGGGGTTGATTGCCACAGCGGGCTTGACGCCGAGTTCTTGAATCTGGTGCAGCAGGCGATCCAGGTGGTTGGTGGTTTCGGCATGGACGCTGATGAGGTGTGCGCCGGCCTTGGCAAATTCAGCCACGTAGTTTTCGGGATTGGCAATCATCAGGTGGCAATCCAGGGGCAGGTTGGTGCCCTTCTTGACGCAGGCGGAAATGCCCGGGCCAAAGCTGATGTTGGGAACGAAGTTTCCGTCCATGATATCCAGGTGAACGAGGCCTGCGCCGCCATTCTCGATGGCCTTCAGACCGTTACCCAGTTCCAAAAAGTTTGCGTTCAATACGCTAGGTGCGATAATCTGCTTCATGTATGGCAAGTTAGAAATTTTGACTATGACTCGCAAGACTCTGGAGCGCCTTGGCACAAAATTTGCAAAAGATTAGACAGATAAATATTTTTTTACTATTATTGCACGCAAATTAAACAAGGAGAAAAATAATGTCTAAAGGTACTAAGACTGTTGTAGCAAAGCCCGCTGCTAAGAAGGCTTGCGCAAAGCCGGCTGCTAAGGCTACCGAAAAGAAGGCTCCTGCAAAGGCTGCTGAAAAGAAGGTTGTTGCCAAGGCCGAAGAAAAGAAGGTTGCAGCAAAGGCTGCTCCCGCCAAGGCTGCCGCTAAGCCGGCTGCAAAGGCTGCTGCCCCCAAGGCCGCTGCTAAGCCCGCTGCAGAAAAGAAGGCTCCCGCTAAGAAGGCTGCTCCCAAGGCTGCTAAGAAGGTGGCTGTGGTTCTCGAAGCTGAATGCCCCCTGGCAACCACCGTTTCCGTTGCTGGTTCCTTCAACAACTGGATGGTTGACGTTGACATGCTGAAGAAGGACAAGAAGTCTGGTCTCTGGAAGATCAAGCTGGAAGTCCTCCCCGGCGAATACGAATACAAGTTCGTTTGCGACGGCAAGAACTGGGACGAAGGTGCCAACAAGGTCATCAAGGCTTAAATAGATAAGGGAAGGCATCGCCCTCCCTAACACTCTCCTTTCCCAAACGTAAAGAGAGTGTTGATTTTTGAGAAGGTGTCTCCTAGGAGGCGCCTTTTCTTTTATATATTCAAGTTATCTTGTTCATAAAGATTGGTGGTTTTGGAAAATGAAGAGAATGAAATTTGCTTTTGCTGGCATTTTGAGTGCGCTGGCGTTAGGCCTTGGTGCTTGTGGCGACGAAAAAAGTTCTACGGCCCCGGAGGAGCAACCTTTGGGAGGACTGTCTTCGGATTCTGAAGAATCCTTGAGCTCCTCTAGTGCGGGGTACTCCGCAGGATCTATAGTCCCGAGTGTTTCCAGTTCATCTGTTGAGGGAACGTCTGAAGGTGCGTCGGCGGGTTCGTCAGAAGCATCGTCTAGTTCCGCTGCGGACTCTATGGCGAGTTCGTCAGGTTCCGTCGCAGACACGATTGCTGTAGTGGCAAAGCCCCCGGTGGTTTTTACCGAAGTGGATGTTGTGAACTTGTCTTACAAGGATGAGGAAGGCGGTGACGCCGGCTGGGTGGAAGTTTATAATCCTGCGGACACGGCGGTGAACCTGAAGGGATTTTACTTGACCAATACTTTGTCGGATCCCGCGAAGTTCAAGTTCGGTGATGTGGTGGTCAAAGCTAAGTCCCATATGATTGTGTATTTGTCCGGTAGAAACTTGCCTGACTTTGTGGCGCCCCACGATACCACAGATCTTTTGAGTTCCTATTGCGAAACGGAATCGGATGCGGTAAGTTATGCAGGTCGCGGTAATAGCGAAATCAAGCCGTTGCCGGGTCAGTCTGATTTTTGCTTTGTGGAAAACGGAGCCAACAGGGCTGGCGCCCAGTATATTCCCGTGAAGGGAACTTTGGGCTATTATGTTCTGGCCTTGACTATCGGCGCAACGGAAAAGGGCGCGACGGACAAGGAGAAGGTTCCTGTAGATCTTTCCAATGTAAATATGTTCCAGATGAGGGCCTATATTCCCGAAGGCCATTCCATCAACTTCAAGCTGACCCAGAAGGGCTTCCGCGATGTGAAGGGCTGGACCAAGATTTTGGAAGGCACGGGCGATTCCAACACGGTTTATTCCATCAGGCCTACGCTCCACACGGACTATCCTAACATGGCTCAAATTACGGGCGTTCGCCTGGATATTGATAACCACGATTCCATTGCGAAGAATATTAAGGTTTTCAGCTACATCGCCTATAGCCGCGGTCATGAACCTCATGCTAATTTCAAGTCCAAGAAGGAAGGCGGTTCCCTTTACTTGTTTAACGGCGAAAAACAGTTGGTGGATTCTGTGATGTATCCTGCGGCTGTCATTGGAAAAACCTGGTCTTTGGAAGTCGCGACCGGCGCTGGTTCAGACGGCGCGAAACGTTGGGGCTTTGCCGCTGCAACTCCTTACGGCGCAACAGCTGGCGCAGTGGAAAACGCAGCATCACAAAATGCGAAAACAGAATTCCCCAACTCCGGTTTTTATTCAAAGGCATTTAGTATTGCGTTTGGAAGCGCCGACGATTACCGCTGCGAAAAGGGCGGCACTGTTCCTACGGCCACGAGCCCGCTGATGGCTGCTGAATTGAAGATTGATACCACCACGGTTTTGCGTTGCGCTACTTTTACCGACGGCGCAGTTCCTGGTAATGTCATCAATCGCACTTACATTTTCGAGGAACAGCCAACGGTTGCCTCCGTGTTTATTACTGGAGATCCCCTGCAGATGTTCCATGCGGATTCCGGCTTGTTCAAGAACGAGAATTTCTGGGGCGACAAGGAAATTCCTGTGAACATCGAATTGCTGGAACCGGGGAAAACTGCGCCTGGTTTTAGCGAGAATGCAGGCCTTGCCATGAGCGGTAACGCCACCCGCACCTGGGCCAAGAAATCTGTGGAAATCACCTTCCGCGAAAAGTACGGAAAGAACAAGCTGGATTACGCGCTGTTCCCGGAATTCCCCAACCTGAAAAAGTTCAAGAGTTTCAAGCTCCGCAATAACGGAAATAATTTCCACTTTGACTACATTCGCGATATGCTGGCATCCTCCATTACGGAGGGTCTGGGCGTTGATTACCAGCACGGCCGCGCTTCTATCGTTTTCTACAACGGTGAATACTACGGCATCCATAACATCCGCGAATCTTCCAACAAGAATTACTACTTGGCCAACTACAACTTGGACGGTGATCAGATTGATTTGCTGATCAGTTCCGGTGACGTGGCCACAGGTTCTCCGGTGGATTTCAGGGATTTGACCAACCTGCTGTTGACTTCGAAAATGACCGACGAGGATTTGGAAAAAATCAACGAACAGCTGGACTTGAACAACCTAATCAATTACTACGCTGCAGAAATTTTTGCAGACAACCGCGACTGGCCCGGCAACAACCGAAAGATCTGGCGCAGTAAAAATCCCAAGACTGCCTGGAAGTGGTTTATGTTCGATACGGATATGGCTTTCGACAATACCCAGAGCAAGTTGACAGGAAATATTTTCGAGTTTGTCACAGCTGAAAATTCCGGCTGGCCCAACAATCCTGAGTTTACTCTGCACCTGCGCATGTTGCTGAAGAATGAAAATTTCAAGGCCGCATTTATCAACCAGATTGCAACCACACTTTGTATGAACTTTAGTTCAGAACGAGTGGTTGCCCGCATGAATAAATTGCAGGGCGACATCTCCGCAGAAATTGCCCGCGATCAAAAGCGCTGGAGCAAGAACGTTGCTACCATGACAGAACACGAAGGCAGAATCAAGACCTTCGCCACCACCCGCCAGGATGTGGTCCGCAGCGAAATGCAGGAACACTTCGCCTTAGGCGAAATGGTTGACGTAACTCTCGCAAGTTCCGGCAACGGCACCGTGCAAGTTCATTACTTGCCGCTGGATAAATCCTCCCAGAAAATAAAGTTTTTCAAGGGAACGCCCGTGACACTCACTGCCGTTCCCAAGGACGGTGCCATGTTTACTGGCTGGAGCGATGGCATCAAGGACGCAACTCGCACCATTGATCCTACGGATGGCTTGAAGGTGACTGCGAACTTTAAGTAAGCCGTAATCGCTTGTTCTAATTAAGCATCCAGTCGATGGCTGATTGGATGCTTATTTTTTTGTTTTGTACTAGAACCTCGCGGCTTTCGTTAAATGCAATCAAGGTCAGCTTTTCGCAGTCGCACTTGCTTGCAGCATTAACAAGCGCAGATGTTTCTCTCTTGAAACTTTTTTCTGTGCTGATGTCATAGGCGACTTGCACAAGCTCTACAACTTTTCCTTGGCTGCATACAGCAAAATCAACTTCCTTAGATTGTGTAGTGGGCTTGTAGAAATAAACATCCTGAAAATCTTTGGCCGCCCTTCGCAGCAATTCTATGAAAACTACGTTTTCCAGACGCCACCCGAGATTTTCTGGGGAGAGAATATCTTCGCGATTGTCAATAATGCCGGTGTCGACGACATAGCTTTTTTGGTTGCGAAGACGTTCCTTGCTTTTGAAGGTATGCTTGCTTAAAAGGCAAATCAAAAAAGCTTGCTTTAGGTAGTCAACGTATTTGGCGATGGTAGTTGCGCTCAATTCAAATTGTTTTGCGATTTCCTTGTAGTTAATCTCCTGACAATTATTGTTGATGAAATGATTCGCAATGGTTTGCAGAACTTCGGCGTTTCGGATGTTGAATCTGTGCTTGATGTCTTTTTGGATAATCGATGTGATTAAACTTTGTATGTAAGCTCGCTTATTTTTGATGGACTGCAGTTCTGGAAAACCGCCGTCGTGCAGGTATTTGTTGAACGCGATCTTTCTTGCGGCATCGGCCTTGGTGGTGACGCCACTAGTTTCAACATTGTGAAACTTGCAGTATTCAGCAAACGAGAATGGGTAAAGTTTTATTTCGTTGTAGCGGCCTGTAAGGTGGGTAGCAAGTTCGCTGCTAAGGAGTTTTGCGTTTGAGCCTGTAACAAAAACTCGCATTCCAGATCTCAGGAGCCTGTTCACGAAAAGATGCCAGCCGTCGACGTTCTGAATTTCATCTAGGAATACGTACTTAATGTCTGTTCCATAAATCTGGTATAAGGCGCAGAGAAGTTTGTTCAAATC
This region includes:
- a CDS encoding beta-L-arabinofuranosidase domain-containing protein, with the translated sequence MFGVSIKSSIRGSLSGKFRLVALSLGLAAGIGFAQDQLYTEMFPLSAVKLLDGPLKDRQDLNGETLLAYDTDKLIAPFYEEAGMTPKATKFSNWAGLDGHVLGHYLSALAMHYAATGDANIKKRMEYVVDELEIIQKQNSKDANFVGYISGVPNGKSMWLKFKGGNAGAQSGYWVPWYNIHKTYAGLRDAWMYGGIDKAKTMFLSLCDWGITITNGLNDSAMESMMGTEYGGMNEVYADAYEITKNSKYLDAAKKWSHKWLLNAMAANNDVLSNKHANTQVPKVVGFARVAELSGDKTYKAGAETFWDIVVNKRSIAIGGNSISEHFPDYDKYNKYIEEREGPESCNTYNMLKLTERLFHMTPSAKYADFYERALFNHILSTIHPTHGGYCYFTPARPRHYRVYSKVNAGMWCCVGSGMENPGKYAQFIYTKENDALYVNLYAATELNWSEKGVKIKQETAFPKGESSKFTVSGSGSFKMMLRHPYWVKADEFKVIVNGDTVVTKSDVSSYVSAGTVKSGDVVEVLYPMYTHTEDLRGVDNYVALLHGPIVLSAKTGTEGLSGLVADDGRWSHIAGGALQSLDQAPMLASEKADIPSKVTPVKGEPLHFKAPYLFAAQKDAGLLLEPFYEVHDARYMMYWMVMTDPTVLEKLKKEQEEALALDDKTVDKVAPGEQQPEADHRMKNENSSTGTANGEFYRDAGKCSGGDGGFISYELETNSEDSLDLMVRYWGNEGCTRAFDIMIDGEKLASENIVNKWKVDEFVNVKYPIPDNMVKGKKVITVKFQASTGMVGGIFGVRLLRNKPKPEVVETVDSTLAIRRGATDATSGFEGFRARATSNILQLDAGRPLQGNVSLKIFSMDGRMVMTQVLKAGQSEFAVDISGMKNGNYILRLVQNGAVYANTIFSKKGGI
- a CDS encoding DUF4832 domain-containing protein, which translates into the protein MKNKVLEFAFVLITGLLFVQNVQAKDYLVLQDLDYTDQLETLPNYDRGFYYSQALHVKANGTKPLETIYGKLVHLRADIAEFSSRAWLSIDSVTTPGKRDTTWGKSQDLTEDALSVLQTTFDNIRKNGSKVIVRFCYDPWFDGHSNTTAEHEWVLRHIEQLAPLLTKNIDIVVALEMGMHGAFGEMHSDTSITYARVAEAVNKMLRLTPPELKILTRTANYSAAVLGFENWGVDFNIDSDVFKQIAETKGDTMYRVGMFNDGYLGTEYDYGTWGSDCAKSICREEGVAWLEKYSVNTPYGGEAVATASGYKVINTPEFLAHEGFRTHTSYLNMHWNNNVIDSWKAAHFSGKDYEYDGEEDESLTGYKYIEDHLGYRFVLRESWLPDTVFAGEQLKGKIKVQNVGFGNLTRKAAVKLLLSTDECHVENLPEESWNGCFFLDTVSIPIVYVDTLKDVDFRNVHSRTIKVNGNDTSMTFDGTNEIEFEVNVPQRPGEFRVYLYVEDVYFANGLYSNLYPIPNNAIHIGSFFLTSKNNPNRIIPARMERSENGGNNRVRIERNDQKIQIRDGRGNSRDGASDKLFRVNGAKLH
- the rpe gene encoding ribulose-phosphate 3-epimerase, which gives rise to MKQIIAPSVLNANFLELGNGLKAIENGGAGLVHLDIMDGNFVPNISFGPGISACVKKGTNLPLDCHLMIANPENYVAEFAKAGAHLISVHAETTNHLDRLLHQIQELGVKPAVAINPATPLANIKHVLDIVDMVLVMSVNPGFGGQSLIPYCLDKIRELRQMKPELDIQIDGGVKLDNILACKEAGANVFVVGSAIFGKPNPEEVCREFVKLVNG
- a CDS encoding glycogen-binding domain-containing protein, producing MSKGTKTVVAKPAAKKACAKPAAKATEKKAPAKAAEKKVVAKAEEKKVAAKAAPAKAAAKPAAKAAAPKAAAKPAAEKKAPAKKAAPKAAKKVAVVLEAECPLATTVSVAGSFNNWMVDVDMLKKDKKSGLWKIKLEVLPGEYEYKFVCDGKNWDEGANKVIKA
- a CDS encoding CotH kinase family protein, coding for MKFAFAGILSALALGLGACGDEKSSTAPEEQPLGGLSSDSEESLSSSSAGYSAGSIVPSVSSSSVEGTSEGASAGSSEASSSSAADSMASSSGSVADTIAVVAKPPVVFTEVDVVNLSYKDEEGGDAGWVEVYNPADTAVNLKGFYLTNTLSDPAKFKFGDVVVKAKSHMIVYLSGRNLPDFVAPHDTTDLLSSYCETESDAVSYAGRGNSEIKPLPGQSDFCFVENGANRAGAQYIPVKGTLGYYVLALTIGATEKGATDKEKVPVDLSNVNMFQMRAYIPEGHSINFKLTQKGFRDVKGWTKILEGTGDSNTVYSIRPTLHTDYPNMAQITGVRLDIDNHDSIAKNIKVFSYIAYSRGHEPHANFKSKKEGGSLYLFNGEKQLVDSVMYPAAVIGKTWSLEVATGAGSDGAKRWGFAAATPYGATAGAVENAASQNAKTEFPNSGFYSKAFSIAFGSADDYRCEKGGTVPTATSPLMAAELKIDTTTVLRCATFTDGAVPGNVINRTYIFEEQPTVASVFITGDPLQMFHADSGLFKNENFWGDKEIPVNIELLEPGKTAPGFSENAGLAMSGNATRTWAKKSVEITFREKYGKNKLDYALFPEFPNLKKFKSFKLRNNGNNFHFDYIRDMLASSITEGLGVDYQHGRASIVFYNGEYYGIHNIRESSNKNYYLANYNLDGDQIDLLISSGDVATGSPVDFRDLTNLLLTSKMTDEDLEKINEQLDLNNLINYYAAEIFADNRDWPGNNRKIWRSKNPKTAWKWFMFDTDMAFDNTQSKLTGNIFEFVTAENSGWPNNPEFTLHLRMLLKNENFKAAFINQIATTLCMNFSSERVVARMNKLQGDISAEIARDQKRWSKNVATMTEHEGRIKTFATTRQDVVRSEMQEHFALGEMVDVTLASSGNGTVQVHYLPLDKSSQKIKFFKGTPVTLTAVPKDGAMFTGWSDGIKDATRTIDPTDGLKVTANFK
- a CDS encoding ATP-binding protein codes for the protein MEDNVILQVLAEQKEEILNMDTSSLVPRFEESLFEFDSALAQVVIGVRRSGKSTLCHKALKSNNILYAYANLDDDRLYGISTEDLNKLLCALYQIYGTDIKYVFLDEIQNVDGWHLFVNRLLRSGMRVFVTGSNAKLLSSELATHLTGRYNEIKLYPFSFAEYCKFHNVETSGVTTKADAARKIAFNKYLHDGGFPELQSIKNKRAYIQSLITSIIQKDIKHRFNIRNAEVLQTIANHFINNNCQEINYKEIAKQFELSATTIAKYVDYLKQAFLICLLSKHTFKSKERLRNQKSYVVDTGIIDNREDILSPENLGWRLENVVFIELLRRAAKDFQDVYFYKPTTQSKEVDFAVCSQGKVVELVQVAYDISTEKSFKRETSALVNAASKCDCEKLTLIAFNESREVLVQNKKISIQSAIDWMLN